A window of the Labrus mixtus chromosome 8, fLabMix1.1, whole genome shotgun sequence genome harbors these coding sequences:
- the tox gene encoding thymocyte selection-associated high mobility group box protein TOX has protein sequence MDVTVYPPPPQPLAATDHSRLGQLSYPDPAFGTNKLDGDTMFLGVQDAGLDFPSTNQFRVPQPPHPLNKVTPHNQPAQHWRRDTHMGDSQRLPWSYSVGGLGDEDFNIPPITPPTLPDHMLPPHLPHGSPSGPYHPLDPPSSSGPHHPYQLQGMDHPGMPGGQDRSMLNQDGGSFGPSGGPMTSTLSVMQQMVNSDSRFTSSQQPIEAALGPRSQSGMSQQSQLSTINQSQLGHGRNYIAHNSPSPPGSKSATPSPSSSAHEDDNDDGLRLGSVAEKRPASVDITKKAKTPKKKKRKDPNEPVKPVSAYALFFRDTQANIKAQNPNATFGEVSKIVASMWDGLGEEQKQLYKKRTETAKKEYLKQLAAYRASLVSQSYNDPSEMKPSHSPSTSSSSTSMFTPKPSVYPGHPSHHPSSSPLAHSHPHPHSLPPHQHPGMYMSYPHPSHPSHASSPGPHLPPPHTQIHPQLQALSSRGMVPRPSVPHQGALSLGNMAAASSPPLQVSPPLHSQAHLGGLHSPHHQHQQLSGHSLGMTHSPAISQGYHQSDYQPMGGGMLNGGAVMSSSVDYHQMGRHTPNHHPSLDWSTDYHGNGGLQRDKHLYLS, from the exons CTGGATGGGGACACCATGTTCCTGGGTGTGCAAGACGCAGGCCTTGACTTTCCCTCAACCAATcag TTCCGTGTGCCAcagcccccccaccctctcAACAAGGTGACGCCACACAACCAGCCAGCACAGCACTggaggagagacacacacatgggaGACTCACAGCGTCTGCCATGG TCGTACTCAGTCGGTGGTTTGGGTGATGAGGACTTCAACATCCCACCCATCACTCCCCCGACCCTGCCAGACCACATGCTGCCCCCACATCTCCCCCATGGTTCCCCCTCTGGACCTTACCATCCTCTGGACCCTCCCTCCAGCTCTGGTCCACACCACCCCTACCAGCTGCAGGGCATGGATCACCCTGGCATGCCTGGTGGCCAAGATAGATCCATGTTAAACCAAGATGGTGGCTCATTTGGTCCGAGTGGAGGTCCAATGACCAGTACTCTGTCTGTG ATGCAGCAGATGGTGAACTCTGACTCTCGGTTTACCAGCAGCCAGCAGCCAATCGAAGCAGCACTTGGACCCAGGAGCCAATCAGGCATGAGCCAGCAAAGTCAGTTGTCCACCATCAACCAATCGCAGCTGGGGCATGGAAGGAACTATATTGCCCACAATTCCCCTTCACCTCCTGGAAGTAAATCTGCTACACCATCTCCCTCCAGCTCAGCACACGAGGACGACAATGATGACGGACTcagg ctGGGCAGTGTAGCAGAGAAGAGACCAGCGTCTGTAGACATCACTAAGAAAGCCAaaacaccaaagaagaagaagcgaaAGGACCCTAACGAGCCAGTGAAGCCGGTGTCTGCCTACGCCTTATTCTTCAGGGACACCCAGGCCAACATCAAGGCCCAGAACCCAAACGCCACCTTTGGCGAGGTGTCAAAGATCGTGGCCTCCATGTGGGATGGACTGGGAGAGGAACAGAAACAG ttgtaCAAGAAGAGGACAGAGACGGCTAAGAAGGAGTACCTGAAGCAACTGGCTGCATACAGAGCCAGCCTGGTTTCACAg AGCTACAATGacccctctgaaatgaagccgtCCCACTCTCCCTCCACATCTTCCTCTTCTACCTCAATGTTCACACCCAAACCTTCAGTCTACCCCGGCCACCCGAGCCACCACCCTTCCTCCAGTCCACTCGCCCATTCCCACCCtcaccctcactctctccctccccatcAGCACCCGGGCATGTACATGTCTTACCCTCACCCGTCTCACCCTTCCCACGCCTCCAGCCCCGGCCCCCACCTGCCCCCGCCCCACACTCAGATCCACCCTCAGCTCCAGGCTCTGTCCTCCAGGGGGATGGTTCCACGGCCCAGCGTCCCCCACCAGGGAGCTCTGTCCCTGGGCAACATGGCGGCGGCGTCCAGCCCTCCTCTCCAAGTCAGCCCTCCTCTCCACAGCCAGGCGCACCTGGGGGGGCTGCACAGTCCACACCATCAGCACCAGCAGCTATCTGGACACTCACTGGGGATGACACATTCACCTGCTATCTCCCAG GGCTACCACCAGTCTGACTATCAGCCAATGGGTGGAGGTATGCTAAATGGTGgagcagtgatgtcatcatcagtGGACTACCACCAGATGGGTCGACACACACCAAACCACCACCCCTCTCTGGACTGGAGCACTGATTACCATGGCAACGG aggtcttcagagagacaaacatctGTATCTGAGCTAA
- the lrrc53 gene encoding uncharacterized protein lrrc53 — protein MMCVSADNPAVTTVLELTEANCVPSNQNITVQIETRGGVTPQLYARDLAITAVICFIGGVGLTLLVVLIYYHVHRRKKLKETKRQKEEEEVNHLDVSEKRRELFLQTNSRKPWEREDVMMDLRSDGYEGQFRSREEEDSGHLRCPDCSTVGQRGMGLNLNRWNERINGGMELDEEREKRRMKVMMEEERRRFGTQPGVLNRDVPHKMISHNNTNSSSHPPKETFSQRPGTLWTGMEGKGRALESLHCESCHKTYKPPEQNMKLGRNHRDLPSQYRHIDRYNNMNKSETMKHQDLRRETRNVTFDLERSRTREQRSSQDNQEEEEAFGDKERGRVKRHKAKVQSSRMLKVKLNLNPLRKSKVHPKRKTEQGNTEKSSPKKSKGKRYDGKEREDRDRKGSSGKDKKGSDKKIEKSSKAKGSIEDGEEEKEEEESEEGKKSKKSTKQRGSSSKKGQSSKGSSDVDQGENTQLENSTLGNTTITDHQPESGTGTGQGQSLQGGNIQYQGAGLVLGSAHHSSSLSATDRNQSTNPSLISPAGSQLTGSTLSPQGGHFFLNTMAPRSTAPFPNSSAAPNTAIGPNMAPSGAQDSFIRQSGAGLMPPAASLQANAVHANPLQSSAMHTFPLHTTQPAGLASGLPANPAVAAPVQSSLQGHLPPDSSPLVARLKSDPVQGPGLQAGDGVHQLPTKESPNDPPQAPPGVEVLSGVTHQDPPGPVITVENLSNNQSQTETGHVPAASTAEGLAAGGSGGSMHSSDVLDSGVGVPNPSVSSTSDAVVTPALLQQEYLSEEGGSSPRRKLRLVLPEKTSSRPPTALERKIR, from the exons ATGATGTGTGTGAGCGCCGACAACCCGGCTGTGACGACAGTGTTAGAGCTGACCGAGGCCAACTGTGTCCCGTCCAATCAGAACATCACGGTGCAGATAGAGACGAGAGGAGGCGTGACACCTCAATTGTATGCTCGAGATCTGGCCATCACTGCAGTCATCTGTTTTATTG GTGGTGTTGGCTTGACCCTGCTGGTAGTCCTGATCTACTATCACGTACATCGGAGGAAGAAGCTGAAAGAaactaaaagacaaaaagaagaagaagaagtcaatCACTTAGATGTTagtgaaaagaggagagaactcttcttgcaaacaaacagcagaaagcCTTGGGAGAGAGAAGACGTGATGATGGATTTAAGGAGCGACGGTTATGAGGGGCAGTTCAGGtccagagaggaagaagacagcGGCCATTTAAGATGCCCAGACTGCAGCACTGTAGGACAAAGAGGGATGGGGCTGAACCTGAACAGATGGAACGAGCGGATAAACGGAGGGATGGAGCTAGatgaggaaagagagaagaggagaatgaaggtgatgatggaggaagaaagaaggagattTGGGACTCAGCCGGGAGTCTTAAACAGGGACGTTCCTCACAAAATGATTTCTCATAACAACACAAACTCTTCCTCTCACCCACCGAAAGAAACCTTCAGTCAGAGACCAGGGACTCTCTGGACCGGCATGGAAGGAAAAGGCAGGGCGTTAGAGAGTTTACACTGTGAGAGCTGCCACAAAACATACAAACCACCAGAGCAGAACATGAAACTAGGGAGGAATCACCGAGACTTACCTTctcagtacagacacattgacAGGTATAACAACATGAACAAGTCTGAAACAATGAAGCACCAAGATTTGAGGAGAGAAACAAGAAATGTAACATTCGACCTGGAGAGGTCAAGAACCCGAGAGCAGAGAAGTAGTCAAGAcaaccaggaggaggaggaggcctttggagacaaggagagaggaagagtaaaaagacacaaagccAAAGTCCAGTCGAGCCGGATGTTGAAGGTTAAATTAAACTTAAACCCATTAAGAAAAAGCAAAGTCCATCCTAAGAGGAAAACCGAGCAGGGCAACACAGAGAAGAGCAGCCCAAAGAAGAGTAAAGGTAAAAGATATGATGGAAAAGAAAGGGAAGATAGGGATCGGAAAGGAAGCTCgggtaaagacaaaaaaggtaGCGACAAGAAAATTGAGAAATCTTCCAAGGCTAAAGGGTCGATTGAGGATggtgaggaagaaaaggaagaagaagagagtgaaGAAGGAAAGAAGAGCAAAAAGTCCACAAAGCAGAGAGGAAGTTCTTCCAAAAAGGGGCAAAGCAGCAAGGGAAGTTCAGATGTTGACCAGGGTGAGAATACACAACTTGAGAACTCTACACTTggcaacaccaccatcactgaTCACCAACCAGAATCAGGTACAGGTACTGGTCAGGGGCAAAGCCTGCAGGGTGGGAATATCCAGTATCAAGGAGCTGGACTGGTTCTGGGGAGTGCTCACCATTCCTCGTCCCTCTCTGCCACCGACAGGAATCAATCTACCAACCCCTCTCTGATTAGTCCAGCAGGCTCTCAACTGACCGGcagcactctctctcctcaagGAGGCCATTTTTTCCTCAACACCATGGCCCCAAGGTCTACTGCACCTTTCCCCAACAGTTCAGCTGCTCCTAACACGGCAATCGGTCCCAACATGGCTCCAAGTGGAGCACAAGACAGCTTCATCAGACAATCCGGGGCAGGCCTCATgcctcctgctgcctctcttcaAGCTAACGCGGTACATGCTAACCCTTTGCAATCAAGTGCAATGCATACCTTTCCTCTTCATACCACCCAGCCTGCAGGACTAGCCTCAGGCTTGCCAGCAAACCCAGCTGTTGCTGCACCAGTGCAGTCCTCTTTGCAGGGCCATCTGCCTCCTGACAGCTCTCCTCTTGTTGCAAGACTGAAATCAGATCCGGTCCAGGGACCAGGCCTGCAGGCTGGGGATGGGGTTCATCAGTTGCCAACCAAAGAGAGTCCCAATGACCCTCCTCAGGCCCCTCCGGGCGTTGAGGTTTTGTCTGGGGTTACCCATCAGGACCCTCCTGGACCAGTGATCACTGTGGAGAATCTGTCAAACAATCAAAGTCAGACCGAGACTGGACATGTACCTGCTGCGTCCACAGCTGAAGGACTTGCAGCCGGGGGGTCAGGAGGAAGCATGCATTCATCAGATGTGCTTGATTCAGGTGTAGGTGTACCCAACCCAAGTGTTTCCTCCACGAGTGACGCAGTTGTAACTCCTGCACTGCTGCAGCAGGAGTATCTGTCAGAGGAAGGGGGATCCTCCCCCAGGAGGAAACTGAGACTGGTTCTTCCTGAGAAGACGTCCAGCCGACCCCCTACTGCACTGGAGAGGAAAATACGCTAG